From Riemerella anatipestifer ATCC 11845 = DSM 15868, a single genomic window includes:
- a CDS encoding T9SS type A sorting domain-containing protein — MKISNIFATCLYLLTAIFSYGQIPSSSKFEIIPVNDSTFHFKSTYDNNDTYYWEFNDGVKTIVSIEKNPIVHFSSFNKIISKLTTESAFGRETSKREIYKLKEQYFNLSTGIDKNGSPLNDSGELDNNWNYVSSNGEKSTPYTRYAMSGWSSPITNNKSGVSNWITAGRTTTGYHYYHSRVFSVPNNTNAVLNLRSLSFVRGWTYLVKINDDNSEIENEITKTSWLSDGAKGWLNSRNPEVENYLIPSGKYYIKVKAYTNNSSQRQAINVNTSIRYEKNIYISDLETVESTVSKDYKLAPNSYIFDVDSENDGLYIPVKKAYEIWASASIPTGINQPINDTNKKLSAFVYWEDISGLIKSNIDYRLNLIGNSQSSVIEVPINKTVGKGNAVISFHIGENGNSTDPIYWSWHVWVTDNPYNGSKHRQGFEARQLEDGSTEIIPDEDWGWMDRNLGSTNNSFGKGLWKKSEGLLYQWGRKDPIPPLVTNMDDFYEIEGIIGKVRHPNAKYQNGAKTINDFTINSSSPQKFKNQLIKSIQNPLSLLYINLNYNNNPNLPYNWFGDTDNPNFPNYRLARLNLWSDNSKGISNEIDANADSSIKPYQTKSYFDPCPNGWRMPSVLVSHTTSDGWGTKDLGIRLDYSPFGFKTNITTKTFEMLKHHIIKPTNENVPSYMKGIKVYNKIGFDLTDVNEKNMGIFPGTGFIAKNKSYTDTHETYLWTATMMSWYYSNKTPHVEARSLRLVPDGDQKYIVDPRFPNVHGLFYYFPLSKNSTSDALACRCIKDPLYNINNYNFPTIYFKSTNNKIIYKEGLNNPNTYNVTKSNNEQVIEIPVSKAFSVYNQILSDNEILELGDLKANVFWTTNKDLIQNISINTPNSNLENLKNTKIVVKISPNQSGNALISLHNRSIKNPIYWSWHIWVSDTDIKPLPPYTTEPIDSTITNYVNYAQNNLSITTEFMDRNLGALNSFPTLQNPNNISEQEIYNISTSGGLLYQYGRKDPLPSFETPDGKNYHIYTSSHDNVSDKNTYIKIDKDSYSRDYTIEYNTYSKSILSTDKKYQKLRKNIIFSIRNPLSYMIPSNYNNLYILGTDWVSDEPNEAHNRWGHSGDKSVFDPCPYGWKIPNIISGSSDVAFQKGTTPWYKKGISEADYKTPINSYNGNTIKLNNKIIGYTFPSDYSIGNYSFIGIKGFRGNSIPISQNPSQHYSGVWSSGFSSHYKGFANGILFDNILNSMQIKRDFDPYMALNVRCVKYEKEPLIFNISFPHVINNQQSKLIDNKNNITIHPNPTQDVVFISIQQFEYKIINTSGAVIKHGYENSSKVDFSNLPSGAYILHIKNGIEKSFKIIKK, encoded by the coding sequence ATGAAAATCTCAAACATTTTTGCAACCTGTCTTTATTTACTTACTGCTATTTTCAGCTATGGTCAAATACCATCATCCTCCAAATTTGAAATCATCCCCGTTAATGATAGCACTTTCCATTTTAAAAGCACTTATGACAATAATGACACTTATTATTGGGAATTTAATGATGGAGTCAAGACAATAGTATCCATAGAAAAGAATCCAATTGTACATTTCTCTTCTTTTAATAAAATCATATCAAAATTAACTACAGAAAGTGCTTTTGGAAGAGAAACTTCCAAAAGAGAGATATATAAACTTAAAGAACAGTATTTTAATCTGAGTACGGGCATAGATAAAAATGGTTCCCCATTAAACGATTCTGGAGAACTTGATAATAACTGGAACTATGTATCTTCCAACGGAGAAAAATCTACTCCATACACAAGATATGCGATGAGTGGTTGGTCGTCACCGATAACAAACAACAAATCAGGTGTAAGCAATTGGATTACAGCAGGTAGAACTACAACAGGATATCATTACTACCACAGTAGAGTTTTCTCTGTTCCAAATAACACAAATGCTGTATTAAATTTAAGATCCCTCTCTTTTGTTAGAGGTTGGACTTACCTTGTAAAAATAAATGATGACAATTCTGAAATTGAAAATGAAATTACAAAAACCTCTTGGCTGAGTGATGGGGCAAAAGGTTGGTTAAATTCAAGAAATCCTGAAGTTGAGAATTACCTTATCCCATCGGGTAAATATTATATTAAGGTAAAAGCATATACAAATAACTCTTCACAAAGACAAGCTATAAATGTAAATACAAGTATAAGATATGAAAAAAACATATACATTTCAGATCTAGAGACTGTAGAATCTACTGTAAGTAAAGATTATAAATTAGCTCCAAACAGCTATATTTTTGATGTAGATTCTGAAAATGATGGACTATACATCCCTGTTAAAAAAGCTTATGAAATATGGGCTTCAGCATCAATCCCCACAGGAATAAACCAACCCATTAATGACACTAATAAAAAATTGTCGGCGTTTGTTTACTGGGAAGATATATCAGGATTAATAAAATCAAATATAGACTATAGACTAAATTTAATAGGAAACTCTCAATCATCAGTTATAGAAGTTCCTATTAATAAAACCGTTGGGAAAGGAAACGCTGTTATATCTTTTCATATCGGAGAGAATGGTAATTCCACAGACCCTATCTATTGGAGTTGGCATGTATGGGTCACCGACAATCCCTATAACGGTTCTAAACACAGGCAGGGGTTTGAAGCCAGACAACTAGAGGACGGATCTACTGAAATAATTCCTGACGAAGACTGGGGGTGGATGGACAGAAATTTAGGTTCAACCAACAATTCTTTCGGTAAGGGTCTTTGGAAAAAATCTGAGGGGCTTCTGTATCAATGGGGTAGAAAAGACCCCATTCCTCCTCTTGTTACTAACATGGATGATTTTTATGAAATTGAAGGAATTATTGGTAAAGTACGACATCCAAACGCCAAATATCAAAATGGAGCAAAAACAATAAATGATTTTACAATAAATTCATCCTCTCCTCAAAAATTTAAAAATCAACTAATCAAATCTATCCAAAATCCTCTAAGCTTATTATACATTAATCTCAATTATAATAATAACCCCAACCTACCCTATAATTGGTTTGGCGACACCGACAATCCAAACTTCCCCAACTATAGACTAGCACGATTGAATTTATGGTCTGATAATTCAAAAGGAATATCTAATGAAATTGATGCCAATGCCGACAGCTCAATAAAACCATATCAAACAAAATCATACTTTGACCCATGTCCTAATGGTTGGAGGATGCCCTCTGTTTTGGTATCCCATACGACAAGTGATGGGTGGGGAACAAAAGATCTAGGCATAAGGTTAGATTACTCTCCTTTTGGCTTTAAAACTAATATCACAACAAAAACATTTGAAATGTTAAAACATCATATAATAAAGCCTACCAACGAAAATGTTCCTAGCTATATGAAAGGAATTAAGGTCTACAATAAAATAGGTTTTGATTTAACAGATGTAAATGAAAAAAATATGGGAATATTTCCTGGAACTGGATTTATTGCTAAAAATAAGTCTTACACTGATACCCACGAAACCTATCTATGGACAGCAACAATGATGAGTTGGTATTATAGTAATAAAACTCCTCATGTGGAAGCAAGATCTCTCAGATTAGTACCTGATGGAGATCAAAAATATATAGTTGATCCTAGATTTCCAAATGTTCATGGCCTTTTCTACTACTTTCCCCTAAGCAAAAACTCAACTTCTGATGCCTTAGCCTGTAGATGTATAAAAGATCCTCTGTACAATATAAACAACTATAACTTTCCTACAATATATTTCAAAAGCACTAATAATAAGATTATATACAAAGAGGGACTAAATAACCCTAACACATATAATGTTACTAAAAGCAACAATGAACAAGTTATAGAAATCCCAGTCAGTAAAGCTTTCTCTGTGTATAATCAAATTTTATCTGATAATGAAATCCTAGAATTAGGAGATCTGAAAGCTAATGTCTTTTGGACTACAAATAAAGATTTAATACAAAATATCAGCATAAATACACCGAACTCAAACTTAGAAAATTTAAAAAACACTAAAATAGTTGTAAAGATCTCTCCTAACCAGTCTGGAAATGCTTTAATTTCACTTCATAATAGGAGTATAAAAAATCCTATTTATTGGAGTTGGCATATCTGGGTAAGTGATACAGATATAAAACCTTTACCTCCTTATACGACAGAGCCAATAGACTCTACTATCACAAACTATGTTAACTACGCTCAAAACAATCTATCTATTACCACTGAATTTATGGATAGAAACTTAGGAGCTTTAAATAGCTTTCCTACATTACAAAACCCTAACAACATTTCTGAGCAAGAAATATATAATATATCCACATCTGGAGGGCTCCTATATCAATATGGCAGAAAAGACCCTCTACCTTCTTTTGAAACCCCTGATGGAAAAAACTACCATATATACACCAGCTCACATGATAATGTGAGTGATAAAAATACATACATCAAAATAGATAAAGATTCTTATTCAAGAGATTATACAATTGAATATAACACATATTCTAAATCTATTCTATCAACAGACAAAAAATACCAAAAATTAAGAAAAAATATCATATTTTCTATCAGAAATCCCCTTTCGTACATGATCCCTAGTAATTATAATAATTTATACATTCTAGGAACAGATTGGGTTTCAGATGAACCTAATGAAGCTCATAATAGATGGGGGCATAGTGGAGATAAATCTGTATTTGATCCATGCCCATATGGGTGGAAAATTCCAAATATAATATCAGGAAGCAGTGATGTTGCATTTCAAAAGGGAACAACCCCTTGGTATAAAAAAGGAATTAGTGAGGCTGATTATAAAACTCCTATAAATTCATATAATGGAAATACCATAAAACTAAACAATAAAATCATTGGGTATACCTTCCCATCTGATTATTCTATTGGCAATTATTCTTTTATTGGCATAAAAGGATTTAGAGGAAACTCTATTCCCATCTCACAAAACCCTAGTCAACATTATTCAGGAGTATGGTCTTCAGGTTTCTCTTCTCATTATAAAGGCTTCGCCAATGGCATTTTGTTTGATAATATTCTTAATTCCATGCAAATAAAAAGGGACTTTGACCCCTATATGGCTTTAAATGTCAGATGTGTAAAATACGAAAAAGAACCTTTAATATTCAACATTAGTTTCCCCCATGTAATAAACAATCAACAAAGCAAGCTTATTGATAATAAAAACAATATAACCATACATCCTAACCCAACACAAGATGTAGTATTTATATCAATTCAACAGTTTGAATATAAAATTATAAATACTAGCGGAGCTGTTATTAAACATGGATATGAAAACTCATCAAAAGTAGACTTTTCTAATCTTCCATCAGGAGCGTATATACTACACATAAAAAATGGAATAGAAAAATCATTCAAAATTATAAAGAAGTAA
- a CDS encoding acyltransferase family protein, translated as MENNISPSIHNNFDLIRLLAAIQVVFRHTFYKYDFQSEILNFIKELILAFPGVPIFFMVSGFLIYWSFDRNSKNVKKYAKNRFFRIYPALWFCLFVTITVLWIHDKNHTIYSNFGIFLTWILGQLSIIQFWTPEFLKFFGEGSPNASLWSICVELQFYFFVPFLFFLVRKYKNYKFFIFFMFFTSSIIFNHWISHFDKNFLIYKLGFVSLSQYLFYFMLGIFFYNYWGTIRRFIEQKCIIWTSLFIFLYFLCKNHIDIDLNNYYLHSFYKIAFIILLNISILSFAFSQNNISHILLRGQDISYGIYIYHMLIINIFIQNSLSIHNNFVIILLITIIAASLSWFIIEKPILKRIRK; from the coding sequence ATGGAAAATAACATCTCTCCATCTATACATAATAACTTTGATCTAATTAGACTCCTTGCTGCTATTCAGGTTGTTTTTAGACACACTTTCTATAAGTATGATTTTCAGAGTGAAATTTTAAACTTTATAAAAGAGCTTATACTCGCATTCCCTGGTGTACCAATCTTTTTTATGGTTAGTGGCTTCCTTATTTATTGGTCTTTTGATAGAAATTCCAAAAATGTAAAAAAATATGCTAAAAATAGATTCTTCAGAATCTACCCCGCTCTTTGGTTTTGTCTTTTTGTTACTATCACAGTACTGTGGATTCATGATAAAAATCATACTATTTATAGTAATTTTGGTATATTCTTAACTTGGATATTAGGCCAATTAAGTATCATCCAATTCTGGACACCAGAGTTTTTAAAATTCTTTGGAGAAGGCTCTCCAAATGCTAGTCTTTGGAGTATCTGTGTAGAACTACAATTTTACTTTTTTGTACCTTTTCTATTTTTTTTAGTAAGAAAGTATAAAAATTACAAATTCTTTATATTCTTTATGTTTTTTACTTCTTCTATTATATTCAACCATTGGATATCTCATTTTGATAAAAATTTTTTAATTTATAAATTGGGATTTGTATCTCTATCACAATACCTCTTCTATTTTATGCTTGGAATATTTTTCTACAATTACTGGGGAACTATTAGACGATTTATTGAACAAAAATGTATTATTTGGACTTCATTATTCATATTTCTATATTTTTTATGCAAGAATCATATTGATATAGATCTTAACAATTATTATCTACATTCTTTTTATAAAATAGCTTTTATAATATTATTAAATATCTCTATCCTATCTTTCGCTTTTAGCCAAAATAACATATCACATATTTTATTAAGAGGACAAGATATTTCATATGGAATCTACATTTATCATATGCTTATTATCAATATCTTCATTCAAAATAGCTTATCCATACACAATAATTTTGTGATAATTTTACTAATAACAATTATAGCCGCATCTTTATCTTGGTTTATTATAGAAAAACCTATTCTAAAAAGGATAAGGAAATGA
- a CDS encoding SulP family inorganic anion transporter, with translation MKKTSLLGGFKENFPSGLVVFLVALPLCLGIALASGAPPLSGIISGIIGGIVVGYISNSHISVSGPAAGLTAIILTAITDLGAFELFLCAGIIAGVIQLILGFVRAGSISNYFPTNVIEGMLAGIGVIIIMKQIPHALGYDSDFEGNETIFDNGYNLDSISSYLQNLSSSVHMGAIIVTLVSLAILLLWDNVAALRKLKMLPGALVAVAVGILLNEFFKASGSSLAISEEHLVNLPVPQSAEDFKNMIVLPDFSGFTNPQIWVVGATIAIVASIETLLCIEAADRLDNKRRITDTNLELRAQGIGNMVSAFIGGLPMTSVVVRSSANANAGATSKVSAIIHGVLLLVCAISIPVILNKIPLATLAAVLLLVGYKLAKPSTIAHFWHKGKYQFIPFIATVVAVVATDLLKGVGVGMAISIFYILQGNMKRAYYFSREDLDEADEVTIRLAEEVSFLNKAAIKKTLKNIKPNSKVTIDARNTSYITTDVLELIQDFANVRAKEEDIEVVLLGFRTSYKDYEKDQHSHIELGHGKAI, from the coding sequence ATGAAAAAGACATCTTTATTAGGAGGTTTTAAAGAAAACTTTCCTTCAGGACTTGTGGTATTCTTGGTAGCATTACCATTGTGTTTAGGAATTGCATTAGCATCTGGAGCACCGCCGCTTTCTGGTATTATTTCTGGTATTATAGGTGGTATTGTGGTAGGTTATATTAGTAATTCGCATATATCAGTATCAGGACCTGCTGCTGGTTTAACAGCGATTATCCTTACAGCTATTACAGATTTAGGAGCGTTTGAGCTTTTTCTTTGCGCGGGTATTATAGCAGGTGTAATACAGTTGATTTTAGGATTTGTGCGTGCAGGTAGTATTTCTAATTATTTCCCTACTAATGTGATAGAAGGTATGCTTGCTGGTATTGGAGTTATCATTATTATGAAACAAATCCCGCACGCTTTAGGATATGATAGTGATTTTGAAGGAAATGAAACCATTTTTGACAACGGCTATAATCTTGATTCTATATCTAGCTATCTTCAAAATCTTAGCTCATCGGTGCATATGGGGGCAATTATAGTAACATTAGTTTCTCTTGCGATTCTTTTGTTGTGGGACAATGTGGCAGCACTTAGAAAACTTAAAATGTTACCAGGAGCATTAGTGGCGGTAGCGGTAGGTATTTTATTAAATGAGTTTTTCAAGGCTAGTGGAAGCTCTTTAGCGATAAGTGAAGAACATTTAGTTAATCTGCCAGTACCTCAATCTGCTGAAGATTTTAAAAATATGATTGTATTGCCTGATTTTTCAGGATTTACTAACCCCCAAATTTGGGTAGTGGGGGCTACTATAGCTATTGTAGCTTCTATAGAAACATTATTATGTATTGAAGCTGCGGATAGATTAGATAATAAAAGAAGAATTACAGATACCAACTTAGAGCTTAGAGCTCAAGGGATAGGTAATATGGTGAGTGCCTTTATTGGAGGGCTTCCAATGACTTCAGTAGTAGTTCGTTCTTCTGCTAATGCCAATGCGGGAGCTACATCTAAAGTTTCGGCTATTATACATGGCGTATTGTTATTAGTTTGTGCAATATCTATACCTGTTATCCTTAATAAGATACCTTTGGCTACTCTAGCAGCGGTACTTCTTTTAGTAGGATATAAATTAGCAAAACCATCTACAATTGCTCACTTTTGGCACAAAGGGAAGTACCAATTCATTCCTTTTATCGCTACGGTAGTTGCGGTTGTGGCTACAGACTTACTAAAAGGAGTGGGAGTAGGTATGGCGATTTCTATATTCTATATTTTACAAGGGAATATGAAAAGAGCGTACTATTTTAGTCGTGAAGACTTAGATGAAGCTGATGAGGTTACTATCAGATTAGCAGAAGAGGTGTCGTTCCTTAATAAAGCGGCTATCAAGAAGACTTTAAAAAATATAAAACCTAATTCTAAAGTAACTATAGATGCTAGAAATACTTCTTATATTACTACAGATGTGTTAGAATTGATACAAGATTTTGCTAATGTAAGAGCAAAAGAAGAAGATATAGAAGTTGTATTATTAGGGTTTAGAACATCTTATAAAGATTATGAAAAAGACCAACACTCTCATATAGAGCTTGGTCATGGTAAAGCAATTTAA
- a CDS encoding carbonic anhydrase yields the protein MPNSYQVIFENNKKWVESKLGGDADFFKNLAKNQTPDFLYIGCSDSRATAEELMGAQPGEVFVHRNIANVVNTLDMSSTAVIQYAVEHLKVKHIVVCGHYNCGGVKAAMSSQDLGLLNPWLRTIRDVYRLHQAELDAIEDEHKRFDRLVELNVQEQCINVIKMACVQERYILEEFPIVHGWVFDLRTGKLIDLNLDFAKMLKDIQKIYNLTDSDWVMSRRNNKNLNP from the coding sequence ATGCCAAATTCGTATCAAGTAATTTTCGAAAACAACAAAAAGTGGGTAGAAAGTAAACTGGGTGGAGATGCTGATTTTTTCAAAAATTTAGCTAAAAATCAAACTCCAGATTTTCTTTACATTGGATGTTCGGATAGTAGAGCAACGGCAGAGGAGTTAATGGGAGCTCAGCCGGGCGAAGTGTTTGTTCACAGAAATATAGCTAATGTGGTAAATACTTTAGATATGAGTTCTACAGCAGTTATACAATATGCCGTAGAACATCTTAAAGTAAAGCACATTGTGGTATGTGGGCATTATAATTGTGGAGGTGTAAAAGCTGCTATGTCTTCTCAGGATTTAGGATTGCTTAATCCTTGGTTGAGAACTATTAGAGATGTTTACAGGTTACACCAAGCGGAGCTAGACGCTATCGAAGACGAACATAAGCGTTTCGATAGATTGGTAGAGCTGAATGTTCAGGAGCAATGCATCAATGTAATTAAAATGGCGTGTGTGCAAGAAAGATACATTTTAGAGGAGTTTCCTATTGTACACGGGTGGGTGTTTGATTTAAGAACTGGTAAGTTGATAGATTTGAATCTTGATTTTGCTAAGATGCTTAAAGATATTCAAAAAATCTACAATCTAACAGATTCTGATTGGGTAATGAGTAGAAGAAATAACAAAAATCTAAACCCTTAA
- a CDS encoding serine O-acetyltransferase has product MNYTTIQKDFYRESGKWLSGIQVLKKCFSPNLHYIYWFRKAQKYRSTPFLGFIVRFILRHYQIKYGFQIYPETQIGEGFYLGHWGAVVINPKTIIGKNCNIAQGVTIGQQNRGKKQGVPTIGDEVWIGANAVIVGGITIGNNVLIAPNAYVNTDVSSGSVVIVMGNPAQIIPNDQATEGYINHKV; this is encoded by the coding sequence ATGAATTACACTACTATACAAAAAGACTTCTACCGAGAGAGTGGAAAGTGGCTTTCTGGGATTCAGGTTTTGAAAAAATGCTTCAGCCCTAATCTGCATTATATTTATTGGTTTCGTAAAGCACAGAAATATAGAAGTACTCCTTTTTTAGGGTTTATTGTACGATTTATTCTTAGGCACTATCAAATAAAATATGGTTTTCAGATTTATCCTGAAACTCAAATAGGCGAAGGTTTTTATTTGGGACATTGGGGAGCGGTGGTTATCAATCCGAAAACCATTATTGGTAAAAATTGCAATATAGCACAAGGGGTTACCATAGGTCAGCAGAACCGAGGCAAAAAGCAGGGCGTGCCTACCATTGGAGATGAAGTTTGGATTGGGGCTAATGCTGTAATTGTGGGTGGGATAACTATAGGGAATAACGTCCTTATAGCCCCTAATGCGTATGTGAATACCGATGTATCTAGTGGTTCTGTAGTTATAGTTATGGGGAATCCAGCACAAATTATCCCTAACGACCAAGCAACGGAGGGTTATATTAACCATAAAGTTTAA
- a CDS encoding glycosyltransferase, giving the protein MSDGKKKLLIRIGSLRHGGAEKVLVTFLKNLPPDKYEVDLLLNLYSGKYLSEVPSWVNVLYLNKGEMITTNRLQDIPQKAFRVIYQGILKKFPKLLYHFILKGKKYDIELAAIHGFRDEVLNSPLKQSKKIIWIHNDLRKIEFHNYTDAEIRKFFGYDKIMVISEHIQKDFDGLAQSETEKNKIIRVYNPVDTQEILNKSELGKLSHTNLPTFVSVGTVFPQKGFDRLLKVHKRLLDEGLPHLVKIIGDGYDFDNIQKLKTELRIDSTAEMLGFTDNPYPYFKNADFYILSSRYEGYPTVLFEAITLRKNIIATDVSGVREMLLDGELGFIVDNSEEGIYQGMKKALTNPQYFQTYQEKLKDYQMPFNLTNSVEKIMQILDS; this is encoded by the coding sequence ATGAGTGATGGAAAAAAGAAACTTCTCATTCGTATAGGTTCATTGAGACATGGTGGAGCGGAGAAGGTACTGGTAACTTTTCTTAAAAACCTTCCGCCAGATAAGTATGAGGTGGACTTGTTACTCAATTTATACTCGGGGAAATATCTATCGGAAGTTCCTAGTTGGGTTAATGTTTTATATCTAAACAAAGGGGAAATGATAACCACTAATCGTTTGCAGGATATTCCTCAAAAAGCGTTTAGAGTTATTTATCAAGGAATACTAAAAAAGTTTCCAAAATTACTGTATCATTTTATTCTCAAAGGTAAAAAGTATGATATTGAATTAGCTGCCATACACGGTTTTAGAGATGAGGTGTTAAATTCGCCGTTGAAACAATCTAAGAAAATCATTTGGATACATAATGATTTAAGAAAAATCGAATTTCACAATTATACAGATGCTGAAATTAGAAAGTTTTTTGGATACGATAAGATTATGGTCATATCCGAGCATATACAGAAAGACTTTGACGGTTTAGCCCAAAGCGAGACAGAAAAAAATAAAATCATTAGGGTTTATAATCCAGTAGACACACAAGAAATTCTTAATAAAAGTGAGCTAGGGAAATTATCACACACAAATCTGCCTACCTTTGTATCCGTGGGTACAGTGTTTCCACAAAAGGGGTTTGATAGACTTCTCAAAGTACACAAAAGGCTTTTGGATGAAGGTCTGCCACATCTTGTGAAGATTATAGGGGATGGCTATGATTTTGATAATATCCAAAAACTCAAAACAGAACTTAGAATAGATAGCACGGCGGAGATGCTAGGCTTTACAGATAACCCATATCCGTATTTCAAAAATGCCGATTTCTATATTTTAAGTTCGAGGTACGAGGGCTATCCTACCGTGTTGTTTGAAGCGATTACTTTGAGAAAGAATATTATCGCAACAGATGTTTCTGGGGTTAGAGAGATGCTCTTAGATGGAGAGCTAGGATTTATTGTAGATAATTCAGAAGAAGGTATTTACCAAGGAATGAAAAAGGCACTTACCAATCCACAGTATTTTCAAACCTATCAAGAAAAACTAAAAGATTACCAAATGCCATTCAATCTTACCAATTCTGTGGAGAAGATAATGCAAATCTTAGATAGTTAG
- a CDS encoding glycosyltransferase family A protein translates to MNNDIKITIVTPTYNRAHTLPRVFNSLKKQSFLGFKWLIMDDGSTDNTKEVVEGFKEESPFEIEYCYQPNQHKFLTVLDGIKKVTTPYHMVVDSDDSYPDDALEVLLNEVEAINNPEEYIGVMGLSVDESGKIVGDEYPHGGFDGSIFDMRYKYKVRGDKFGIFITPTYHRQILGKDYSSYKGKGYIPQSVIFNEYDAKGIKTRFINKVVRVYHKDEDDAASVSNTRWTGKNVYGLKEGHLSFLNSYGGRLLAYPKALLRNIVGYQYYSFKNGSSFRNILMDIQPSLIKVLSWGLLPFSFLYHKVR, encoded by the coding sequence ATGAACAACGATATAAAAATTACGATAGTTACGCCAACCTATAACCGCGCTCACACTTTGCCACGGGTGTTTAATTCTTTAAAAAAGCAGAGTTTTTTAGGCTTTAAGTGGTTGATTATGGACGATGGTTCTACCGATAACACTAAAGAAGTGGTGGAAGGATTTAAGGAAGAAAGTCCGTTTGAGATAGAGTATTGCTATCAGCCTAACCAGCATAAGTTTTTAACGGTGTTAGATGGTATAAAGAAGGTTACTACACCTTACCATATGGTGGTAGATTCTGATGATTCTTACCCTGATGATGCTTTGGAAGTTCTCCTTAATGAGGTGGAAGCCATTAACAATCCTGAAGAGTACATTGGTGTGATGGGACTTTCCGTAGATGAAAGTGGAAAAATAGTGGGCGATGAATATCCTCACGGTGGGTTTGACGGAAGTATTTTCGATATGCGTTATAAGTACAAGGTTAGAGGAGATAAATTTGGAATTTTTATTACACCAACTTACCACCGCCAAATTCTTGGGAAGGATTATAGCTCCTACAAAGGGAAAGGCTACATTCCGCAATCGGTAATTTTTAACGAGTATGATGCTAAAGGAATTAAAACAAGGTTTATTAATAAAGTGGTGAGGGTTTATCACAAAGACGAAGATGACGCTGCCTCCGTCTCTAATACCAGATGGACGGGAAAGAATGTTTATGGTTTAAAGGAAGGGCATTTGTCTTTTCTCAATAGCTATGGAGGGAGGTTATTGGCGTATCCTAAAGCATTACTAAGGAATATTGTAGGCTATCAGTACTATTCATTTAAAAATGGAAGTTCTTTTAGAAATATCTTGATGGATATTCAACCGTCTCTAATCAAGGTGTTAAGTTGGGGACTTTTACCCTTTAGTTTTTTGTATCATAAAGTGAGATAG